The Candidatus Zixiibacteriota bacterium genome includes the window CCAGTGGGGCACGATGGAGGGCGGCTCGGTTTCGGGGTATTTCGCCATCCGGATGAAGTCGGACGTGGTTTACGAGGAGGAGTACCAGGGGACGCGGACCCAGGAGAAATACTGCGTGCGGCCGGGCAAGTTCTGCGGCTTGATCCTGCTGATCGACATCCAGAGCGGCGAGCCCCTGGCGCTCATCAACGACGGATACCTGCAGCACATGCGGGTCGGCGCCGACTCCGGGATCGGCGTCAGGTACATGGCGCGCGAGGACGCGCGCGTCGTCGGCATGCTCGGCTCGGGCGGCATGGCCCGTACGCACATCGAGGCCTTTCTCCTGGCGCGAAAGATCGATCGGGTCCAGGTCTACAGCCCGACGCGCGCGCACCGGCTGGAGTACGCGCGAGAGATCACCGAGCGGTTCGGCGTCGAGGCGGTGCCGGTGGAAAACCCTCGGGACGTCTACAGGGGAGCGCACATCGTCGCCGGCTGCACCGATTCGGCCCTGCCGGTCATCACGGGCAGGTGGCTCGAAGAAGGAACTCACGTCACCTGCGTCGGAGGGAAGCCGGACGAGGACACACTCGCGCGGATCGACGTCTCGCTGAGGCTCGGGAACGCGCCGGCTCCGTGGGGTCTGCCCCAGCTCGCGCTTGCCGACGAGTACGTGACGTACGCCGCGATGGCGGAGCGGAGCGCCGGGTTCCGGATGAAGCGAGCGGGAAAGCGGGCGCACGGCGCGATCGCCGGGGACCGGGCCGTGTTGCTGTCGGACCTCTTGTCGGGCCGGAAAAAAGGGCGAACCTCGGACCGCCAGATTACCTACTCGGAACGAGGCAATATCCAGGGCGCGCAGTTCTACGCCGTAGCCGGCAAGGTTTACGAGCTCGCGAAAGCCAGGGGGCTCGGCCGCGAGATACCGACCGACTGGCTGCTCCAGGACATTCGCGATTGAAGAGAATAAAAAACCATCCGAGGTGAGCCGCATGCCGCTTTTCTTGGACAACTCCGACGTCGAGCAGTCGCTCACGATGAAGGACTGCATGGAGGCGCTCGAGACTCTCTATCGCGAGCTGGGCGAGGGAAGGGCAGTCGCCTCGCCCCGCTCCGACATTCACACGCCCACCGCCGCGGCGCAGAGCGCCGAAGGGCCGATG containing:
- a CDS encoding ornithine cyclodeaminase family protein, which encodes MLMLNNDDVKSVLTMEITMTALEEAYRELARSEAVCRPRIDIQIPTRDPEKLYQWGTMEGGSVSGYFAIRMKSDVVYEEEYQGTRTQEKYCVRPGKFCGLILLIDIQSGEPLALINDGYLQHMRVGADSGIGVRYMAREDARVVGMLGSGGMARTHIEAFLLARKIDRVQVYSPTRAHRLEYAREITERFGVEAVPVENPRDVYRGAHIVAGCTDSALPVITGRWLEEGTHVTCVGGKPDEDTLARIDVSLRLGNAPAPWGLPQLALADEYVTYAAMAERSAGFRMKRAGKRAHGAIAGDRAVLLSDLLSGRKKGRTSDRQITYSERGNIQGAQFYAVAGKVYELAKARGLGREIPTDWLLQDIRD